The Gammaproteobacteria bacterium genome includes a region encoding these proteins:
- a CDS encoding conserved hypothetical protein (Evidence 4 : Unknown function but conserved in other organisms), whose translation MNMDEFLNLLRADNTGILAIGSFFVLPMVTFVIYRQHARNGERIQRERITQANTARIATSQIVASEIFSTNFQKSDPLVEASIYLEYGYYERAAETLHDFVNKSDQADLSILHQLLEIYLQLEQIDNYADILERLCLTKEQPDFLRQALAAGFRKDYGNRKLQVVADTYLDFKGKEVESTIEPLSEDIAIEPMEDAAVQMEEDTFIEDIEKGTIESTEGLNADTPVELMEKLNKEPKTLDVSSENTPGTAPITHTRKNFFLVSGFYPLEPLNDEEKIVLRSFASPSLEAKLYLATNQWENAIPVLHRAISIQPEVVSNYVEILNLLYFRHDIEDYSRTLWKLFSVLGESNNDLKMRLLGIGFSLGHHSILELLAQSREAYQIEAIGKEHGLIPCELATTTKYPLIQVAEKIKQPTTTSPSDDAVLIEVEAYLEYGQIDEAVLLLEKTILENPRQVRLYSHLLNLYDHMDDLERLIRFTLEIKKKIKYPPSEVAPLIVELYKHLKQCAKKTLKD comes from the coding sequence ATGAATATGGATGAATTTCTAAATCTGTTACGCGCTGACAATACCGGCATCCTGGCGATTGGTAGTTTTTTTGTTTTGCCAATGGTAACTTTTGTAATATACAGACAACATGCACGGAATGGTGAGCGTATCCAGCGAGAGCGGATCACCCAGGCTAATACTGCCCGAATTGCTACTAGTCAAATTGTTGCCAGCGAGATTTTCTCTACAAATTTTCAAAAATCTGATCCACTGGTCGAGGCATCCATTTATCTGGAATATGGCTATTACGAACGCGCCGCTGAAACATTGCACGATTTCGTGAATAAATCCGACCAAGCCGATTTATCAATATTGCATCAATTATTGGAAATCTATCTCCAGCTTGAACAAATCGACAACTATGCCGATATCCTGGAGCGTCTTTGTCTGACTAAGGAACAACCGGATTTTCTGCGCCAAGCTCTAGCGGCAGGCTTTCGGAAAGATTATGGCAATCGTAAGCTCCAGGTAGTCGCGGACACCTATCTCGATTTTAAAGGAAAAGAGGTTGAATCCACTATTGAACCACTCTCCGAGGATATTGCTATCGAGCCAATGGAAGATGCCGCTGTCCAGATGGAAGAAGATACTTTTATTGAGGATATAGAAAAGGGTACTATTGAATCAACGGAAGGATTAAATGCAGATACTCCTGTAGAGTTAATGGAAAAACTAAACAAGGAACCAAAAACATTGGATGTTTCCTCGGAAAATACGCCGGGAACAGCACCAATTACTCACACACGGAAAAATTTTTTTCTTGTTAGTGGATTTTATCCTCTTGAACCACTGAATGACGAAGAAAAAATTGTGCTGCGTTCATTTGCTTCACCATCCCTAGAAGCAAAACTATATCTTGCGACTAATCAGTGGGAAAATGCTATTCCTGTTTTGCATCGCGCTATTTCCATCCAACCCGAAGTTGTTTCCAATTATGTTGAAATTCTTAATCTTCTTTATTTTCGACATGATATCGAGGATTACAGTCGCACGCTCTGGAAACTTTTTTCAGTGTTGGGTGAGTCTAACAATGATTTAAAAATGCGCTTACTTGGTATCGGTTTTTCTCTTGGTCATCACTCTATTCTGGAATTACTCGCTCAATCTAGAGAAGCTTACCAGATTGAAGCAATTGGCAAGGAGCATGGTCTTATTCCATGCGAACTTGCAACTACAACAAAATACCCTTTAATCCAGGTTGCAGAAAAAATTAAGCAACCAACCACAACGAGTCCTAGTGACGATGCCGTGCTTATTGAAGTCGAAGCTTATCTCGAATATGGACAAATTGATGAAGCTGTTCTTCTCTTAGAAAAAACTATATTAGAGAATCCCCGTCAGGTACGGCTCTATTCGCATTTGCTAAATTTATATGATCACATGGACGATCTTGAGAGACTTATTCGGTTTACCCTCGAAATTAAAAAGAAGATAAAGTACCCCCCAAGCGAGGTGGCTCCCCTGATAGTCGAGCTTTACAAGCATCTTAAACAGTGCGCAAAAAAAACACTCAAGGATTAA
- a CDS encoding Predicted regulator of Ras-like GTPase activity, Roadblock/LC7/MglB family: MREQMLKSILSDLNGASAEIEASAIISADGLTLAALLPQEVDEDRVGAMAAAMLSLGERTAYELARGELEQVMVKGSNGYILMSHIGKDAVLAVIARKDAKLGLIFLDAKRAAKNIADIL, translated from the coding sequence ATGCGTGAACAAATGCTCAAATCCATTCTTAGCGACCTCAACGGCGCTTCTGCAGAAATTGAGGCTTCTGCCATTATTTCTGCCGACGGTTTAACCTTGGCGGCTCTATTACCTCAGGAAGTAGATGAAGATCGAGTGGGTGCCATGGCTGCTGCGATGCTTTCCCTTGGGGAGCGCACTGCTTATGAACTGGCTCGTGGTGAATTGGAGCAAGTAATGGTGAAGGGAAGTAATGGCTATATTCTCATGAGCCACATAGGTAAAGACGCCGTTCTTGCGGTTATCGCGCGCAAAGACGCCAAACTTGGACTTATCTTTCTTGACGCAAAACGTGCAGCCAAGAATATTGCCGATATTTTATAA
- a CDS encoding conserved hypothetical protein (Evidence 4 : Unknown function but conserved in other organisms): MAELLSLNSSLFAEATSSGAYYAVASDNQDNARQLLMRILKDGNRAPLTEEQLFSWSGMDSSKNAIQLLYRLQRLNFVRGTDTPKAIPTENIETTLPGILDKLSETGRALLADDNGFYMACAGFHHEAAEEIAALAGDILSLANRHARLLKNNLNIGSNGWGISDPAGRSELCFYPLYVGKQIFVLIIGGTPRLQREDFVTMIQVLSHRYA, from the coding sequence ATGGCGGAGTTACTGTCCCTCAACTCCTCGTTATTTGCGGAAGCCACATCTTCTGGTGCTTACTATGCTGTGGCGAGTGATAACCAGGATAATGCCCGTCAATTACTCATGCGAATCTTAAAGGACGGTAACCGCGCGCCTCTAACCGAGGAACAATTATTTTCCTGGTCGGGAATGGATTCTTCAAAAAACGCGATTCAATTACTCTACCGCCTGCAGCGCCTTAATTTTGTGCGAGGCACAGATACGCCAAAAGCAATACCTACTGAGAATATTGAAACCACGCTTCCTGGAATTCTTGACAAGCTATCGGAAACCGGACGCGCTTTGCTTGCGGATGATAATGGTTTCTACATGGCTTGCGCTGGTTTTCATCACGAAGCTGCTGAAGAGATTGCGGCGCTGGCGGGCGACATTCTATCCCTTGCCAATCGCCATGCGCGGTTACTTAAGAATAATCTCAATATTGGCAGCAATGGTTGGGGTATCAGTGATCCTGCTGGACGTTCGGAACTCTGCTTCTATCCATTGTATGTGGGCAAACAAATTTTTGTGCTTATTATTGGTGGAACACCACGCTTGCAACGAGAAGATTTTGTGACAATGATTCAGGTATTAAGCCATCGTTATGCGTAA
- a CDS encoding conserved hypothetical protein (Evidence 4 : Unknown function but conserved in other organisms) yields the protein MNKELYSVKKVINVLTIGMDSRKQSIFQMAFKRHASHNYRLIEDISTATPDLAIVDMDCMDSQRLWENFRSNHPDLPAIMTSISSIPDGAVPVLAKPIQVEKLFSLLQQVLSNTVSANAQKLIRTGAAETRSPQLSTVATIANKPLSIQTTTEDSKCSPIPVALLNQLPENIERFNPNEGLLGLLISIHRNNIPSMVSISNQNRLIILPEENRVLILCSMDILRDSIQASNNRIISRPLTTLEQSGHSDAPTQTLSAILWQVALWTSRGRLLNNIDITAQLRIRYWPNLTRLAPVPNGIRIAAFLVRSPANIRIIVHMLNIPPADIFDFIAASYSIGILDVPQHESDSNIATRPTEKKIRSEKRDRGGLLSRLLSKIIDL from the coding sequence ATGAATAAAGAACTTTATTCGGTAAAAAAAGTCATTAACGTGCTTACCATTGGCATGGACAGCCGCAAGCAGTCTATTTTTCAGATGGCATTTAAAAGGCATGCTTCACATAATTATCGGTTGATTGAAGACATTTCCACCGCAACTCCAGACCTAGCCATTGTGGATATGGATTGTATGGATAGCCAGCGATTGTGGGAAAATTTCCGTTCTAACCATCCCGATCTTCCAGCAATTATGACGAGCATATCATCAATTCCAGATGGAGCAGTCCCAGTACTCGCTAAACCAATACAAGTAGAAAAACTTTTTTCGTTACTACAACAAGTGCTGTCGAATACTGTCTCTGCTAATGCACAGAAACTCATCCGCACCGGAGCCGCTGAAACCAGGTCACCGCAATTATCCACAGTGGCTACGATTGCAAATAAACCTTTGTCAATCCAAACGACTACTGAAGATTCAAAATGTTCTCCAATACCTGTAGCACTATTGAATCAATTACCGGAAAATATTGAACGCTTTAATCCGAATGAAGGACTGCTGGGTTTACTCATTAGCATTCACCGCAATAACATTCCCAGCATGGTGAGCATTTCGAACCAGAACCGTCTGATTATCCTTCCTGAAGAAAATCGCGTATTGATATTATGCAGCATGGATATATTGCGTGACTCCATTCAGGCTTCTAACAATCGTATTATCAGTCGACCGTTGACGACATTGGAGCAGTCCGGGCATAGCGACGCACCGACGCAAACGCTTTCGGCCATTTTATGGCAAGTGGCATTATGGACTTCTCGTGGACGCCTGCTCAATAATATTGATATTACTGCGCAACTACGAATTCGTTATTGGCCAAACCTCACTCGGCTGGCTCCCGTTCCCAATGGAATCAGAATAGCTGCCTTTCTTGTACGCTCGCCAGCGAATATACGCATTATTGTTCATATGCTAAATATTCCGCCTGCTGATATTTTCGACTTCATCGCGGCATCTTACAGTATTGGTATTCTTGATGTTCCGCAACATGAATCCGATAGCAACATTGCTACACGTCCAACGGAAAAAAAGATACGATCCGAAAAAAGGGATCGTGGAGGTCTTCTTTCTCGCTTGTTAAGTAAAATTATTGATTTGTAA
- a CDS encoding putative alpha-E superfamily protein (Evidence 3 : Putative function from multiple computational evidences), giving the protein MLSRVAENLYWMTRYLERADNTARLINSTTQVLLDLPVSVKFGWDVLIKISGLDNLFLKYYSTADESSVVNFLIQDKNNPGSILSCIHYARENTRTFREVLPMEFWERINGLYLYIQRNAHGTTRGRSQRYEVLSQIIERRQSIVGLVMGSMSHDAAYQFIKLGRNLERADMTTRIVDINSAVLLPNDESIATSTQERLWMATLTALSAYQMYRQHVGVHVLGHEVVNFLLNNFHFPRTVNHCLTEIENCLSMLPNHNEPMKMARRTSRRLATMPLDGLQPMALHEYLDQIQADLGAIHNAVSQQYFYLYQTSCLQNNQQSITKSVTTDK; this is encoded by the coding sequence ATGCTATCCCGAGTGGCAGAAAATCTTTATTGGATGACCCGCTATCTGGAACGGGCTGATAATACTGCTCGCCTTATTAATAGCACTACTCAGGTATTGCTCGACCTACCAGTTAGTGTGAAATTTGGTTGGGATGTGCTGATTAAAATTTCTGGCCTCGATAATTTGTTTCTAAAATACTATTCAACCGCAGATGAAAGCAGTGTTGTTAATTTTTTGATCCAGGATAAAAATAATCCAGGCTCAATTTTATCCTGCATACACTATGCGCGAGAAAACACTCGAACCTTTCGCGAGGTTCTTCCCATGGAATTTTGGGAGCGGATTAATGGACTCTATTTATATATTCAACGCAACGCCCATGGCACCACTCGTGGGCGTAGTCAACGCTATGAAGTACTTAGTCAAATCATTGAACGTCGCCAATCCATTGTTGGCTTGGTGATGGGATCAATGAGTCATGATGCCGCTTACCAATTTATTAAATTGGGGCGTAATCTTGAACGCGCGGACATGACTACCAGAATTGTCGATATCAATTCGGCGGTCCTGTTGCCTAATGATGAGTCAATCGCCACTTCCACTCAGGAACGTTTATGGATGGCCACTCTCACGGCCTTGTCCGCTTATCAGATGTATCGACAGCATGTTGGCGTTCATGTTCTTGGTCACGAAGTCGTCAATTTTTTACTGAATAATTTTCATTTTCCACGTACTGTCAACCATTGCTTAACCGAGATTGAAAATTGCCTGTCAATGTTACCTAATCATAATGAACCCATGAAAATGGCGCGGAGAACCTCGCGGCGACTCGCAACCATGCCTCTTGATGGATTGCAACCAATGGCTTTGCATGAATACCTAGACCAAATTCAGGCTGATTTAGGGGCAATTCATAATGCCGTGTCACAACAGTACTTTTATTTATATCAGACTTCTTGCTTGCAAAATAATCAGCAATCGATAACAAAATCTGTGACTACCGACAAATGA
- a CDS encoding GTP-binding protein: MKNYDNKIIFTGPVGAGKTTAIGAISDIPTIVTDAAASDMTLNRKGYTTVAMDYGVLLLDDKTKVHLYGTPGQERFDFMWEILSAGSIGLILMIDNSRANPFKDIQFFLNAFKEMLKTAPVVIGVTKTDLKNTPTTEMYAGMLEKLGIYPPIFEVDGRKKEDVKNLVMALLFSIDPGLGN; encoded by the coding sequence ATGAAAAATTACGACAACAAAATTATCTTCACCGGACCGGTGGGAGCGGGAAAAACCACGGCTATCGGAGCCATCAGCGACATTCCAACAATCGTCACTGACGCCGCTGCTTCTGATATGACTCTTAATCGTAAGGGTTATACCACAGTGGCAATGGACTATGGGGTACTCTTGCTAGATGATAAAACTAAAGTGCATCTTTATGGTACGCCTGGTCAGGAACGTTTTGATTTTATGTGGGAAATACTCAGCGCGGGCAGTATTGGCCTTATTCTGATGATAGATAACAGTCGCGCTAATCCATTTAAGGATATACAATTTTTTCTTAATGCCTTCAAGGAAATGCTTAAGACCGCACCCGTAGTCATTGGAGTTACCAAAACTGACCTAAAAAATACGCCAACCACCGAGATGTATGCCGGAATGCTGGAAAAACTTGGCATTTATCCGCCTATTTTCGAGGTGGATGGCCGTAAAAAGGAAGATGTGAAAAATCTTGTCATGGCATTGTTATTCTCCATAGATCCTGGCTTGGGAAATTGA